In Tenrec ecaudatus isolate mTenEca1 chromosome 4, mTenEca1.hap1, whole genome shotgun sequence, a single window of DNA contains:
- the OR5I1 gene encoding olfactory receptor 5I1: MELIEGNYTLVTEFILLGFPTRPELQIVLFLVFLLLYGMILMGNIGLMMLIRIDPRLQTPMYFFLSNLSFVDLCYSSVIVPKMLTNFLSENKSISYYGCALQFYFFCTFADTESFILAAMAYDRYVAICNPLLYTVVMSRAICVWLIILSYIGGNMSSLVHTSFAFILKYCDKNVINHFFCDLPPLLKLSCTDTSVNEWLLSTYGSSVEIICFIIIIISYYFILLSVLRIRSSSGRKKTFSTCASHLTSVAIYQGTLLFIYSRPSSLYSPNTDKIISVFYTIIIPVLNPLIYSLRNKDVKDAAKKALRSKTTAS; the protein is encoded by the coding sequence ATGGAACTGATAGAAGGAAACTACACGTTGGTGACTGAGTTTATACTATTAGGTTTTCCAACTCGCCCTGAATTACAGATTGTCCTATTCCTTGTGTTTCTGCTATTGTATGGTATGATTCTCATGGGGAACATTGGCTTGATGATGCTAATCAGAATAGATCCCCGTCTCCAAACCCCTATGTATTTTTTTCTTAGCAACCTGTCCTTTGTAGACCTTTGCTATTCCTCGGTCATTGTTCCCAAAATGCTGACCaatttcctctcagagaacaaatcGATTTCTTACTATGGCTGTGCCCTGCAGTTCTATTTTTTCTGTACTTTTGCGGACACTGAATCCTTTATCTTGGCTGCCATGGCatatgaccgctatgtggccatctgtaaCCCTTTGCTCTATACAGTGGTGATGTCACGGGCCATCTGTGTATGGTTGATTATCTTATCCTACATTGGTGGAAACATGAGCTCCCTGGTACACACATCCTTTGCTTTCATTCTGAAATATTGTGACAAAAATGTGATTAATCACTTTTTCTGTGACCTCCCTCCACTGCTTAAGCTCTCGTGCACAGACACCTCAGTCAATGAGTGGCTTCTCTCCACATACGGCAGCTCCGTGGAAATCATCtgtttcatcatcatcatcatctcctACTATTTCATTCTTCTCTCCGTCTTAAGGATTCGCTCTTCCAGTGGCCGGAAAAAAACCTTCTCCACCTGTGCCTCTCACTTGACTTCAGTGGCCATCTATCAGGGGACGCTGCTGTTTATTTACTCACGTCCCAGCTCCCTGTATTCTCCCAACACTGACAAAATCATCTCAGTGTTCTACACCATTATCATCCCAGTACTGAACCCTCTGATTTACAGTTTGAGAAACAAAGATGTGAAAGATGCAGCGAAGAAAGCTCTAAGATCAAAGACAACTGCCTCATAA
- the LOC142446468 gene encoding olfactory receptor 5W2-like translates to MDGENCSSLTEFQLLGITNNPKVKVAIFIVFLGVYLIILVANLGMITLIRMDAQLQTPMYFFLSHLSFCDLCYSSAIGPKMLVDLFAKNQTIPFMGCALQFYTFCMFADSECLLLAVMAFDRYKAISDPLLYTVNMSNTVCSMLIAGVYLVGIVDALIHTSLAFRLCYCGSNEINHFFCDLPPLYLLSCSDIQVNELALFTVFGFIELSTISGVLVSYCYIILSVLKIRSTEGRFKAFSTCTSHLTVVAIFQGTVLFMYFRPSSSYSLDQDKVTSLFYTLVIPMLNPLIYSLRNKDVKAALEKLKHKVLI, encoded by the coding sequence atggatggagAGAATTGCTCCTCCTTAACTGAATTCCAGCTCTTGGGAATTACTAACAACCCCAAGGTCAAGGTGGCCATATTCATCGTGTTTCTGGGTGTGTATCTGATTATTCTTGTGGCAAATCTTGGAATGATCACTTTGATTAGAATGGATGCCCAGCTTCAGACACCCATGTACTTTTTCCTCAGCCACCTCTCTTTCTGTGACCTCTGCTATTCCTCAGCAATTGGACCCAAGATGCTGGTGGATCTCTTTGCCAAAAACCAAACAATTCCCTTCATGGGCTGTGCTCTGCAATTCTACACCTTCTGCATGTTTGCAGACTCTGAGTGTCTCCTGCTGGCAGTGATGGCCTTTGATCGGTACAAGGCCATCAGTGACCCCTTGCTCTATACAGTCAACATGTCCAACACGGTCTGCTCCATGCTCATAGCAGGGGTTTACCTGGTTGGGATAGTTGATGCTTTGATACATACATCTTTAGCTTTCCGCTTATGTTACTGTGGGTCAAATGAGATTAATCACTTCTTCTGTGATTTGCCTCCACTTTACCTCCTCTCCTGCTCAGATATCCAAGTCAATGAGCTGGCATTATTTACTGTGTTTGGCTTCATTGAGCTGAGTACCATTTCAGGGGTTCTTGTGTCTTATTGCTATATCATCCTATCAGTCTTAAAGATTCGCTCTACTGAGGGAAGGTTcaaagccttctccacctgcACCTCCCACTTAACTGTTGTTGCAATTTTCCAAGGAACCGTGCTCTTTATGTATTTCAGACCAAGTTCATCCTACTCTCTAGATCAGGACAAAGTGACCTCATTGTTTTATACCCTTGTCATTCCCATGTTAAACCCTCTGATTTATAGTCTGCGCAATAAAGATGTGAAAGCGGCCCTGGAAAAACTGAAACATAAAGTGCTGATTTAA
- the LOC142446466 gene encoding olfactory receptor 10AG1-like, whose product MKQEAQKAEGNVSTGMHFVLLGFSDLSNLQGFLFGAFFSMYMIIIVGNSLIIILTRLDPALQKPMYFFLANFSSLEICYVSVTLPRMLVNLWTQNRSTSFIECATQLCFFLILGATECFLLAVMAYDRYVAICNPLHYPLVMNQKACVQLAVGSWVIGIPVQIGQTAQIFSLDFCASKEINHFFCDIPPIIKLACGDTSVHEMSVYIVAMLFVAIPFMLILASYSKIISTILKLPTASGRAKAFSTCSSHLLVVVLFFGSASITYLNPKSSHSALTERLLSLFYTIVTPMFNPMIYSLRNKDVIAALRKLFLKGYIR is encoded by the coding sequence atgaaaCAAGAAGCACAGAAAGCAGAGGGTAACGTGTCCACAGGGATGCACTTTGTCCTGCTGGGATTCTCAGACCTTTCAAATCTCCAAGGCTTTTTATTTGGAGCGTTCTTCTCCATGTACATGATCATCATAGTTGGGAATAGCCTCATCATCATATTAACCAGACTTGATCCTGCCTTACAGAAGCCCATGTACTTTTTCCTGGCAAATTTTTCCTCATTGGAAATCTGTTATGTATCAGTCACTCTCCCCAGGATGCTTGTGAATCTTTGGACACAAAATAGAAGCACTTCTTTCATAGAATGCGCCACCCAGCTCTGTTTCTTTCTTATTCTGGGGGCCACGGAGTGCTTCCTCCTGGCTGTGATGGcttatgaccgctatgtggccatctgtaaCCCTCTGCACTACCCTCTAGTCATGAACCAAAAGGCGTGTGTCCAGCTAGCAGTTGGCTCTTGGGTCATTGGAATTCCAGTCCAGATAGGACAAACAGCGCAGATTTTCTCTCTGGATTTTTGTGCTTCTAAGGAAATTAACCACTTCTTCTGTGATATCCCACCCATTATCAAACTGGCCTGTGGAGACACTTCCGTTCATGAGATGTCTGTGTATATAGTAGcgatgttgtttgttgccatccctTTCATGCTGATCCTGGCCTCCTACAGCAAAATCATCTCCACCATCCTGAAGTTGCCAACAGCCTCAGGAAGAGCAAAAGCCTTCTCCACATGTTCCTCACAcctgctggtggtggttttgttctTTGGCTCTGCTTCCATCACCTATCTAAACCCCAAATCCAGTCACTCTGCATTAACAGAGCGGCTTCTCTCTCTGTTCTACACCATTGTGACTCCAATGTTTAATCCCATGATATACAGCCTAAGAAATAAGGATGTTATTGCTGCACTGAGAAAACTATTTCTTAAAGGTTATATAAGGTAG
- the LOC142446469 gene encoding olfactory receptor 5W2-like translates to MDGENCSSLTEFQLLGITNNPKVKVVIFTVFLGVYLIIFVANLGMITLIRMDAQLQTPMYFFLSHLSFCDICYSSAIGPKMLVDLFAKNQTIPFMGCALQFYTFCMFADSECLLLAVMAFDRYKAISDPLLYTVNMSNTVCSMLIAGVYLVGIVDALIHTSLAFRLCYCGSNEINHFFCDLPPLYLLSCSDIQVNELALFTVFGFIELSTISGVLVSYCYIILSVLKIRSTEGRFKAFSTCTSHLTVIAIFQGTGLFMYFRPSSSYSLDQDKVNSLFYTLVIPMLNPLIYSLRNQDVKAALEKLKHKVLI, encoded by the coding sequence atggatggagAGAATTGCTCTTCCTTAACGGAATTCCAGCTCTTGGGAATTACTAACAACCCCAAGGTCAAGGTTGTCATATTCACCGTGTTTCTGGGTGTGTATCTGATTATTTTTGTGGCAAATCTTGGAATGATCACTTTGATTAGAATGGATGCCCAGCTTCAGACACCCATGTACTTTTTCCTCAGCCACCTCTCTTTCTGTGACATCTGCTACTCCTCAGCAATTGGACCCAAGATGCTGGTGGACCTATTTGCCAAAAACCAAACAATTCCCTTCATGGGCTGTGCTCTGCAATTCTACACCTTCTGCATGTTTGCAGACTCTGAGTGTCTCCTGCTGGCAGTGATGGCCTTTGATCGGTACAAGGCCATCAGTGACCCCTTGCTCTATACAGTCAACATGTCCAACACGGTCTGCTCCATGCTCATAGCAGGGGTTTACCTGGTTGGGATAGTTGATGCTTTGATACATACATCTTTAGCTTTCCGCTTATGTTACTGTGGGTCAAATGAGATTAATCACTTCTTCTGCGATTTGCCTCCACTTTACCTCCTCTCCTGCTCAGATATCCAAGTCAATGAGCTGGCATTATTTACTGTGTTTGGCTTCATTGAGTTGAGTACCATTTCAGGGGTTCTTGTGTCTTATTGCTATATCATCCTATCAGTCTTAAAGATTCGCTCTACTGAGGGAAGGTTCAAAGCCTTCTCCACTTGCACCTCCCACTTAACAGTCATTGCAATTTTCCAAGGAACTGGGCTCTTTATGTATTTCAGGCCAAGTTCATCCTACTCTCTAGATCAGGACAAAGTGAACTCATTGTTTTATACCCTTGTCATTCCCATGTTAAACCCTCTGATTTACAGTCTGCGCAATCAAGATGTGAAAGCGGCCCTGGAAAAACTGAAACATAAAGTTCTGATTTAA